In one window of Amblyomma americanum isolate KBUSLIRL-KWMA chromosome 9, ASM5285725v1, whole genome shotgun sequence DNA:
- the LOC144105599 gene encoding uncharacterized protein LOC144105599 isoform X1: MVGLHKGALGSKGLKFAAKQSKATRRCFTIVPAALSSEPTEQSYMVRLFIIHARFIRFFGCLFIGNMKKESLKNARMTWKSPYLIYSIAWLATLTTMEGITIASKATCLSDKSCKFSESIGFIAHVVAAVKWLFNFICLAFGSRRLLDFLRDAAELEKCTGFVPEKRSICRYNGRAWFKVVLRSAMLATAVSCFSLVFLMHCRMFSGERKHWHPLFKALAVLSSVALLFCESYMYMSLVHFCGVLVQYLRAQVATFEECRRMTKATTLAYVAAASRIEEVRANVCKIKALKAVINSVWSPMILVSSASLLGSLCMTLYRSFHVTALALVDTWIAVTYTAYSTLGFVDFVLTSSDLASEVRKLKDAVKNAALLEPTNPYSHQVQYLHDIIEPDEMCLTAGGFFRLDRSLLVTMAGSVITFTVILVQTSDDLKHRMRT, from the exons GCAAAGGACTGAAGTTCGCTGCTAAGCAAAGCAAGGCGACCAGGCGCTGTTTTACCATCGTTCCAGCAGCGCTGTCTTCAGAGCCAACGGAACAGTCTTACATGGTTCGGCTTTTCATCATCCACGCAAGATTCATCCGGTTCTTTGGCTGCCTGTTCATCGGCAACATGAAAAAGGAATCGCTGAAGAACGCCAGGATGACCTGGAAGAGCCCTTACTTGATTTACTCCATCGCCTGGCTGGCGACGCTTACAACCATGGAGGGCATCACGATCGCGTCGAAGGCGACCTGCTTATCGGACAAATCTTGCAAGTTTTCCGAGTCCATCGGGTTCATCGCACACGTCGTGGCCGCCGTCAAATGGCTCTTCAACTTCATCTGTCTCGCCTTCGGGTCTCGGAGGCTCTTGGACTTTCTGCGGGACGCGGCGGAGTTAGAGAAGTGCACCGGCTTCGTTCCCGAAAAGAGGTCGATCTGCCGCTACAACGGCCGCGCTTGGTTCAAAGTCGTGTTGAGGTCAGCCATGCTGGCCACTGCGGTATCATGCTTCTCTCTGGTGTTCCTGATGCACTGCAGAATGTTCTCAGGAGAGCGCAAACACTGGCACCCGCTCTTCAAGGCTCTGGCCGTTCTTAGCTCCGTGGCGCTCCTGTTCTGCGAGTCTTACATGTACATGTCCCTGGTCCATTTCTGCGGCGTCCTGGTGCAGTACCTGAGGGCGCAGGTAGCGACCTTTGAGGAATGCCGCCGGATGACTAAGGCCACGACGCTGGCATACGTCGCTGCGGCCTCCAGAATCGAAGAAGTGCGCGCCAACGTCTGCAAGATAAAGGCGCTCAAGGCGGTCATCAACAGCGTATGGAGTCCGATGATCCTGGTATCTTCGGCAAGCCTCCTCGGCTCGCTGTGCATGACCCTGTACAGGTCCTTCCACGTAACGGCGCTGGCCCTGGTAGACACCTGGATTGCGGTCACCTACACGGCTTACAGTACCCTTGGATTCGTAGACTTCGTCCTTACAAGCAGTGACCTTGCAAGCGAG GTTCGTAAGTTGAAGGATGCAGTCAAGAATGCGGCCTTGCTCGAACCTACTAACCCCTATTCACATCAG GTTCAGTATCTGCATGACATCATCGAACCCGATGAAATGTGCCTCACCGCCGGCGGTTTCTTCCGCCTCGACCGCTCGCTCCTTGTCACG atggctGGATCGGTCATCACATTCACTGTGATCCTCGTGCAAACCAGCGACGACCTAAAGCATCGGATGCGAACATAG
- the LOC144105599 gene encoding uncharacterized protein LOC144105599 isoform X2, with amino-acid sequence MMALSWRKGLKFAAKQSKATRRCFTIVPAALSSEPTEQSYMVRLFIIHARFIRFFGCLFIGNMKKESLKNARMTWKSPYLIYSIAWLATLTTMEGITIASKATCLSDKSCKFSESIGFIAHVVAAVKWLFNFICLAFGSRRLLDFLRDAAELEKCTGFVPEKRSICRYNGRAWFKVVLRSAMLATAVSCFSLVFLMHCRMFSGERKHWHPLFKALAVLSSVALLFCESYMYMSLVHFCGVLVQYLRAQVATFEECRRMTKATTLAYVAAASRIEEVRANVCKIKALKAVINSVWSPMILVSSASLLGSLCMTLYRSFHVTALALVDTWIAVTYTAYSTLGFVDFVLTSSDLASEVRKLKDAVKNAALLEPTNPYSHQVQYLHDIIEPDEMCLTAGGFFRLDRSLLVTMAGSVITFTVILVQTSDDLKHRMRT; translated from the exons ATGATGGCTCTCTCATGGC GCAAAGGACTGAAGTTCGCTGCTAAGCAAAGCAAGGCGACCAGGCGCTGTTTTACCATCGTTCCAGCAGCGCTGTCTTCAGAGCCAACGGAACAGTCTTACATGGTTCGGCTTTTCATCATCCACGCAAGATTCATCCGGTTCTTTGGCTGCCTGTTCATCGGCAACATGAAAAAGGAATCGCTGAAGAACGCCAGGATGACCTGGAAGAGCCCTTACTTGATTTACTCCATCGCCTGGCTGGCGACGCTTACAACCATGGAGGGCATCACGATCGCGTCGAAGGCGACCTGCTTATCGGACAAATCTTGCAAGTTTTCCGAGTCCATCGGGTTCATCGCACACGTCGTGGCCGCCGTCAAATGGCTCTTCAACTTCATCTGTCTCGCCTTCGGGTCTCGGAGGCTCTTGGACTTTCTGCGGGACGCGGCGGAGTTAGAGAAGTGCACCGGCTTCGTTCCCGAAAAGAGGTCGATCTGCCGCTACAACGGCCGCGCTTGGTTCAAAGTCGTGTTGAGGTCAGCCATGCTGGCCACTGCGGTATCATGCTTCTCTCTGGTGTTCCTGATGCACTGCAGAATGTTCTCAGGAGAGCGCAAACACTGGCACCCGCTCTTCAAGGCTCTGGCCGTTCTTAGCTCCGTGGCGCTCCTGTTCTGCGAGTCTTACATGTACATGTCCCTGGTCCATTTCTGCGGCGTCCTGGTGCAGTACCTGAGGGCGCAGGTAGCGACCTTTGAGGAATGCCGCCGGATGACTAAGGCCACGACGCTGGCATACGTCGCTGCGGCCTCCAGAATCGAAGAAGTGCGCGCCAACGTCTGCAAGATAAAGGCGCTCAAGGCGGTCATCAACAGCGTATGGAGTCCGATGATCCTGGTATCTTCGGCAAGCCTCCTCGGCTCGCTGTGCATGACCCTGTACAGGTCCTTCCACGTAACGGCGCTGGCCCTGGTAGACACCTGGATTGCGGTCACCTACACGGCTTACAGTACCCTTGGATTCGTAGACTTCGTCCTTACAAGCAGTGACCTTGCAAGCGAG GTTCGTAAGTTGAAGGATGCAGTCAAGAATGCGGCCTTGCTCGAACCTACTAACCCCTATTCACATCAG GTTCAGTATCTGCATGACATCATCGAACCCGATGAAATGTGCCTCACCGCCGGCGGTTTCTTCCGCCTCGACCGCTCGCTCCTTGTCACG atggctGGATCGGTCATCACATTCACTGTGATCCTCGTGCAAACCAGCGACGACCTAAAGCATCGGATGCGAACATAG